Sequence from the Arcobacter sp. CECT 8986 genome:
TACTGCAATTATAGGAGAGAGTGGAAGTGGTAAGTCTTTAACATTAAAAGCGCTATTAGATTTATTGCCTAATGATTTAAATAAATATATCAATATTAATTCTAATTTTAATCTAACAAAAGATGAAATAGGACTAATTCCTCAAAATCCTTTTACTTCTTTATCTCCAATGACAAAAATCAAAGACCAATTTTTTTGTAAAAAAGAAAAAAAGATTGAAATGTTAAATAAAGTAGGTTTAGATGAATGGGTATTAAATAGATTTCCTACTCAATTAAGTGGAGGACAATTACAAAGAGTTGTAATTGCTATTACATTAAGTAAAGATTTAAAACTTTTACTATTAGATGAACCAACAACAGCATTAGATGAAATTAATAAAAATAATATTACAAAACTGATAAAAGATTTAGTAGATGAATTAAATATATTAATTTTATATGTTACTCATGATATTGAATCAATAGTTGATGTATGTAAGAATATAATCATTATAAAAAAAGGTAAGATTATCGAAGAGGGAAAAACTAAAAATATTTTAAATAGTCCTCAAAATGACTATACAAAAATATTAATAGAATCAAATTTCAAAAATAGAAAATTTAGGGAGTAATATGAAATACATATTAGGATTTTTTACTATTATAGCATTAGCAGTTTTAGGTTGGTTACTCTACTTATACTCAACAATTAGATTTGAATTAGATAAGGTTGTTGATTATAAACCAAGACTAACTACACAATTTTTTGATAAAAATGGTAAATTAATTGCAAATACTTTCTCTAAAGAGAATAGATTATATGTAAAATATGAGAATATTCCACCAAGAGTAATAGAAGCATTAGTTGCAATTGAAGATACACAATTTTTTGAACATAATGGAATAAATCCTGATGCAATTAGTAGAGCTATTATAAAAGATATTAAAGCTGGTTCTTTAGTTGAAGGTGCAAGTACATTAACACAACAACTTATAAAAACTCTTATTCTAACAAGAGAAAAAAAATTAACAAGAAAAATAAAAGAAGCCCTACTTTCTTTAAGATTAGAAACAATCTTAACAAAAGAAGAGATACTTGAAAGATATTTGAATCAAGTATATTTTGGACATGGATATTATGGTATTAAAACTGCTGCACTAGGATATTTCAAAAAGAATTTATATGAATTGAATTTAAAAGAAATTGCAATGCTTGTTGGTTTACCAAGAGCTCCAAGTTTTTATGACCCTACTAGAAATTTAAACTTTGCACTTGCAAGAGGAAATCAAGTTATAAAAAGAATGAATACATTAGGTTGGATTAATAAAACAGAATATGAAGACTCAATGAAATATGTTCCAAAAGTTTATGACCAAACATTAACACAAAACAAAGCACCTTATATTATTGATTATGTAACTAAAATACTTAGTGAAGATATAAAAGATTTAAAAACAGGTGGTTATAAAATAAATCTTACTGTTGATTTAGATGCACAAAGAATTGCAAAAGAAGGTTTAGACTTAGCATATAAAAAGATATTAAAAAGAGATGAATACTTTAAAAATCTAAATAAAAAAAGAGGTATTGAAAAAGAGTATGATGAAGATGGAAATGAACTAGACCCAGATAGATTCATAAAAACTCTTAATGGTGCACTAATTTCTATTGAATCAGATAGTGGTAAGATTTTATCTTTAGTTGGAGGAGTTGATTATAAACAATCAAATTTTAATAGAGTTATTCAAAGTAAAAGACAACCAGGTTCAGCAATCAAACCTTTTATATATCTAACTGCATTAGACTTAGGTTACTCTCCTGCTTCACAACTTACAGATATTAGTAGAACATATGAATATGATACAAAAGATTCTGATGAAAAGAAAAAATGGCAACCTAGAAATTATAGTGGTAAATATAAAGGATTAATGCCTTTAAGAGAAGCACTTGTTCACTCAAGAAATCTTGCAACAATAAATCTTGTTACAGATATAGGGATTGATGTTGTTTATAATAATCTTCAAAGATTTGGTTTCAGTGATAATATGCCATATGACTTATCTATCACTTTAGGTTCTTTTGCAATTTCGCCAATTGATTTATCAGAAGAGTACTCTATTATTTCAAATAATGGAGTAAAAGTTAAACCTTATATTATTGATTCTATTACAAATAGAAATGGAAGTGTTATAAACTTTGAACCACAAACAAAAATTATAACTGATGAGAATCAAGCATTTTTAATGAAAGATATTTTACATGACGTTGTAAAAAGAGGTACAGGTAGAATGGCTCAAGTTAAAAATATAGACATTGCAGGTAAAACAGGAACAACTAATAAAAATGTTGATGCATGGTTTTGTGGTTTTTCTCCATCTATTCAAACAATTGTATGGTTTGGAAATGATGACAATAAACCTATGAGAAAAACAGAAACAGGTGGACGTTCTGCTGGTCCAGCATTTGCATACTATTATAAAAACTATTTAAAATTACACCCTGAATTAAAAAGAGAATTTGATATTCCTTCTGGTGTAAAAAGTGCAAATATAAATGGTAAAAAAGAGTACTATACAAATACTTCTAAGTTACCAATTGATGCATTAAATGTTCCAAAAGAGAATCAAATAGAGTTTTAATAAATCTCTATTTGATGAAATTAAATAACATTATAATTTCATTATATATAAAATAAAAAAAGGAGCTAAGAGAAAAACTCTTAACCCCTTTTTTATTGCCTGAAATAAATAATATTTTATACTAACAAGAGTAAGTTGATTTAAATTCGAATGCAGTAGGTCTAGCTTCATCAGGCCAAACTTGTGTTTCAAATTTATAGTGTTGGTATGTATCAATCATCTCTTGAGAGAATACTGGTTGTAAGAACTCGTTATCTCTAATTAATGCTTCTAAAGAACCTCTTAATGTGTGTGGCATTTGAGGGATTTTTCTTTGTCTAATTTCATCTAAAGATAATTCGAATAAATCATCATCCATTGGTCCAATTGGTTCATATTTATTTTTGATACCGTCTAATCCTGCACATAACATTGCAGCAAACGCTAAATATGGACAAGCAGTTGAATCTGGGAATCTCATCTCAACTCTAGTTGCTTTTTCTCCTGCTCCATAAGGAATTCTACAAGAAGCAGATCTATTTTGAGAAGAATAAGTTAAAATTGAAGGAGCTTCAAATCCTGGAATTAATCTTTTATAAGAGTTAGTTGATGGGTTAGTAAACGCTGCAACTGCTCTTGCGTGTTTGAAGATACCACCTACATAGTGTCTTGCAATTTCAGAAAGGTTTCCATACTCACCCTCTTTATAGAATAAGTTTTTACCATCTTTCCAGATTGATTGGTGAACGTGCATACCATTACCGTTATCACCAAATAATGGTTTTGGCATAAATGTTGCAGATTTACCATTTAAGTGTGCAACCATTTTAACTACATATTTATATTTTTGTACATTATCAGCAGCTTCAATTAAGTCACCAAATACAATACCGATTTCACCTTGTGCTTGTGCAACTTCGTGGTGTCCAAGTACTACTTCTAAACCTACTTGTCTTAATACGTGCATCATTTCTGCTCTTAAATCAACCATTGAATCTGTTGGTTGAACTGGGAAATAACCACCTTTTGTTCTTGGTCTATGTCCAGTATTTCCCATTTCAGAACTACTGTCATCTGCCCAACAACCCTCTTCAGAATCAACTCTATAGTGAGATTCATTAATTTCATCTTTAATTCTTACATCATCAAAAATAAAGAATTCATTTTCTGGTCCAAAATAAGCAACATCTCCAAGTCCTGAATCACTTAAGTGTGCTAATGCTTTTTTAGCAATAGATCTTGGACATTTTTCGTACATTTCACCTTTATAAATATCATAAACATCACAAATTACAATAATTGTAACATCTGCTGTAAAAGGATCTAAGAATGCAGTATCAACATCTGGTTTTAAAAGCATATCTGATTTATTAATTGGTTGCCATGCATCAACTGATGAACCATCAAAAGGCATACCACCATCTAATTGCTCAGCACTTACAGCTTCCATTGTATAAGTTAAATGGTGCCACATACCTTTCATATCAGAAAATCTGAAGTCTACAAATTCAACTTCATTTTCTTTACAATAATTAAAAAAATCTTCTATTCCGTTAACAAACTTACCCA
This genomic interval carries:
- a CDS encoding ATP-binding cassette domain-containing protein codes for the protein MSNSVIIEKLKIDLKNGNNLVDINFTITTSTAIIGESGSGKSLTLKALLDLLPNDLNKYININSNFNLTKDEIGLIPQNPFTSLSPMTKIKDQFFCKKEKKIEMLNKVGLDEWVLNRFPTQLSGGQLQRVVIAITLSKDLKLLLLDEPTTALDEINKNNITKLIKDLVDELNILILYVTHDIESIVDVCKNIIIIKKGKIIEEGKTKNILNSPQNDYTKILIESNFKNRKFRE
- a CDS encoding penicillin-binding protein 1A — translated: MKYILGFFTIIALAVLGWLLYLYSTIRFELDKVVDYKPRLTTQFFDKNGKLIANTFSKENRLYVKYENIPPRVIEALVAIEDTQFFEHNGINPDAISRAIIKDIKAGSLVEGASTLTQQLIKTLILTREKKLTRKIKEALLSLRLETILTKEEILERYLNQVYFGHGYYGIKTAALGYFKKNLYELNLKEIAMLVGLPRAPSFYDPTRNLNFALARGNQVIKRMNTLGWINKTEYEDSMKYVPKVYDQTLTQNKAPYIIDYVTKILSEDIKDLKTGGYKINLTVDLDAQRIAKEGLDLAYKKILKRDEYFKNLNKKRGIEKEYDEDGNELDPDRFIKTLNGALISIESDSGKILSLVGGVDYKQSNFNRVIQSKRQPGSAIKPFIYLTALDLGYSPASQLTDISRTYEYDTKDSDEKKKWQPRNYSGKYKGLMPLREALVHSRNLATINLVTDIGIDVVYNNLQRFGFSDNMPYDLSITLGSFAISPIDLSEEYSIISNNGVKVKPYIIDSITNRNGSVINFEPQTKIITDENQAFLMKDILHDVVKRGTGRMAQVKNIDIAGKTGTTNKNVDAWFCGFSPSIQTIVWFGNDDNKPMRKTETGGRSAGPAFAYYYKNYLKLHPELKREFDIPSGVKSANINGKKEYYTNTSKLPIDALNVPKENQIEF
- the glnA gene encoding type I glutamate--ammonia ligase translates to MGKFVNGIEDFFNYCKENEVEFVDFRFSDMKGMWHHLTYTMEAVSAEQLDGGMPFDGSSVDAWQPINKSDMLLKPDVDTAFLDPFTADVTIIVICDVYDIYKGEMYEKCPRSIAKKALAHLSDSGLGDVAYFGPENEFFIFDDVRIKDEINESHYRVDSEEGCWADDSSSEMGNTGHRPRTKGGYFPVQPTDSMVDLRAEMMHVLRQVGLEVVLGHHEVAQAQGEIGIVFGDLIEAADNVQKYKYVVKMVAHLNGKSATFMPKPLFGDNGNGMHVHQSIWKDGKNLFYKEGEYGNLSEIARHYVGGIFKHARAVAAFTNPSTNSYKRLIPGFEAPSILTYSSQNRSASCRIPYGAGEKATRVEMRFPDSTACPYLAFAAMLCAGLDGIKNKYEPIGPMDDDLFELSLDEIRQRKIPQMPHTLRGSLEALIRDNEFLQPVFSQEMIDTYQHYKFETQVWPDEARPTAFEFKSTYSC